A stretch of Candidatus Zixiibacteriota bacterium DNA encodes these proteins:
- the pth gene encoding aminoacyl-tRNA hydrolase, translating into MIGQSLVIGLGNPGRKYVGTRHNLGFEVVARVAKTLKATDNPKRPLFRWSQAKLPHEDTERTLTLAWPTTFMNRSGLAVAQILGKLAISPAEMLVVVDDFNLPIGALRFRAEGSDGGHNGLASIIEQLGTLGFPRLRLGVGRPPEGVDPADYVLSRFLPEEMEAVERMVALAAEAVIFGATHRFEEAMSKYNINPALPNEE; encoded by the coding sequence GTGATCGGCCAATCACTAGTCATCGGCCTCGGTAATCCGGGGCGGAAGTATGTGGGGACAAGGCACAATTTGGGCTTTGAAGTAGTTGCGCGCGTGGCTAAAACGCTCAAAGCGACTGACAACCCCAAAAGACCGTTGTTTCGCTGGTCGCAAGCCAAACTCCCACACGAAGATACGGAGAGGACGCTGACGCTGGCCTGGCCCACCACGTTCATGAATCGATCGGGACTGGCAGTCGCGCAGATTTTGGGAAAATTGGCCATCAGTCCGGCGGAGATGTTGGTTGTGGTCGATGATTTCAACCTTCCGATCGGTGCCCTCCGCTTCCGCGCGGAAGGCTCCGATGGTGGCCATAACGGGTTGGCGTCCATTATAGAACAACTTGGCACCCTGGGCTTTCCGAGGCTGCGCCTGGGGGTCGGGCGTCCCCCCGAAGGTGTCGATCCAGCGGATTACGTCCTCAGCCGGTTTCTCCCGGAGGAAATGGAAGCGGTCGAAAGAATGGTTGCGCTTGCAGCCGAAGCTGTTATATTTGGCGCCACGCATCGCTTCGAAGAGGCGATGTCAAAATATAATATAAACCCTGCCTTGCCGAACGAAGAGTAA
- the rpsR gene encoding 30S ribosomal protein S18 — MAEYGMRRRKKVCRFCENKIDFIDFKDERLLRRFVTERGKIVPRRISGNCARHQRKLTTAIKRGRHMAILAFESESFR; from the coding sequence ATGGCCGAATACGGAATGCGCAGGAGAAAGAAAGTCTGTCGCTTCTGCGAGAACAAAATCGACTTCATCGATTTCAAAGATGAGCGCTTGCTCCGCCGTTTCGTCACGGAACGGGGCAAAATTGTGCCGCGCCGGATTTCAGGCAATTGCGCTCGTCATCAGCGCAAGCTGACCACCGCTATCAAGCGTGGTCGGCACATGGCGATTCTGGCCTTTGAGAGTGAATCCTTCCGCTGA
- a CDS encoding response regulator transcription factor, whose protein sequence is MKTILLVEDDSSLADGLAMNLEAEGYQVVQVADGSHALNAFADGNIDLVLLDIMLPGMDGLTICRRLREMGETVPIMFLTARGQAEERAEGIIAGGDDYITKPFELKELLARVASVFRRQAWLVEGDKQTSSEFQFDGRRINFRTFEAEGPGGKFALTRRECMVAKYLIERPGQVVSRDQLLDAVWGYRAFPTNRTIDNFVLKLRKIFEADQKEPVYFETIRGVGYRFLGSKTS, encoded by the coding sequence GCAGCCTGGCCGACGGGCTGGCCATGAACCTCGAAGCGGAGGGATACCAGGTGGTGCAAGTAGCTGACGGCAGCCATGCTCTGAACGCTTTCGCCGACGGCAACATCGACCTGGTTCTGCTCGACATCATGCTGCCCGGCATGGACGGTCTCACCATCTGCCGTCGCCTGCGCGAGATGGGGGAGACAGTACCGATCATGTTCCTAACAGCCCGGGGTCAGGCCGAGGAGCGCGCCGAAGGAATCATTGCGGGCGGCGATGATTACATCACCAAGCCCTTCGAATTGAAAGAGCTTCTCGCGAGAGTGGCTAGCGTGTTCCGACGGCAGGCATGGTTGGTCGAGGGGGACAAGCAGACTTCCAGCGAGTTCCAATTCGATGGCCGACGGATTAACTTCCGTACTTTCGAGGCCGAAGGTCCGGGCGGAAAGTTCGCGCTCACTCGTCGCGAGTGTATGGTCGCGAAGTATCTGATTGAACGCCCCGGCCAGGTGGTCAGCCGCGATCAGTTGCTCGATGCGGTTTGGGGGTATCGCGCCTTTCCGACCAACCGTACGATCGACAATTTTGTGCTCAAGCTCCGCAAGATCTTCGAGGCCGATCAAAAGGAGCCGGTCTATTTCGAGACGATCAGGGGGGTGGGGTATCGCTTCCTGGGGTCAAAAACCTCGTGA
- the rpsF gene encoding 30S ribosomal protein S6, producing the protein MRRYETTFVVNPQADDATIDRQVTAVVDIIKNDGGQILRENRIGTRRLAFPVAGLVQGYYTSIIFESEPGVLPKLERHYKLEEPYVRYLTIKFEGDPMAESHGLFDDSMDRMDVEGQDERPSRYGGYHHRGRHGRSSGPGEGRIPAPGIHDTPKVEGVDDES; encoded by the coding sequence TTGAGACGCTACGAAACTACTTTTGTTGTCAACCCCCAGGCAGATGATGCCACGATCGACCGCCAGGTAACCGCGGTTGTCGACATCATCAAAAACGACGGGGGCCAAATCCTCCGCGAAAACCGTATCGGCACGCGCCGCCTGGCATTTCCGGTGGCCGGTCTGGTGCAGGGGTACTACACCAGCATCATTTTCGAATCCGAGCCGGGTGTGCTGCCAAAGCTGGAGCGGCATTACAAACTCGAGGAGCCGTACGTGCGCTACCTCACGATCAAATTCGAGGGTGATCCGATGGCCGAGTCGCACGGCTTGTTCGACGATTCCATGGATCGCATGGATGTCGAAGGACAAGACGAGCGCCCTTCGCGCTACGGCGGCTATCACCATCGCGGGCGCCACGGGCGGTCATCGGGACCAGGTGAGGGGCGAATCCCCGCACCGGGCATCCACGATACGCCAAAAGTTGAAGGTGTAGATGACGAAAGCTGA